The following proteins are encoded in a genomic region of Zea mays cultivar B73 chromosome 9, Zm-B73-REFERENCE-NAM-5.0, whole genome shotgun sequence:
- the LOC118473352 gene encoding NADH dehydrogenase [ubiquinone] iron-sulfur protein 2-like: MAQEHAHSSAVERLLNCEVPLRAQYIRVLFCEITRISNHSLASTTHAMDVGASTPFLWAFEEREKLLEFYERVPGARMHASFIRPGGVAQDLPLGLCRDIDSSTQQFASRIDELEEMSTGNRIWKQRLVDIGTVTAQQAKDWGFSGVMLRGPGVCWDSRRAAPYDVHDQSDLDVPVGTRGDRYDRYCIRIEEMRQSVRIIVQCPNRMPSGMIKADDRKLCPPSRSRMKLSMESSIHHFELYTEGFSVPAPSTYTAVEAPKGEFGVFLVSNGSNRPYRCKIRAPGFAHSQGLDSMSKHHMPADVVTIIGTQDIVFGEVDR, from the exons ATGGCCCAAGAACACGCTCATTCTTCAGCCGTAGAGAGACTTTTGAATTGTGAGGTACCATTACGAGCTCAATATATACGAGTGTTATTCTGTGAAATAACTCGAATTTCAAATCATTCACTTGCTTCAACTACTCATGCTATGGATGTGGGAGCATCAACTCCGTTCCTTTGGGCTTTTGAGGAGCGGGAGAAATTGTTGGAATTCTATGAAAGAGTCCCGGGAGCCAGGATGCATGCCAGTTTCATACGACCTGGTGGAGTGGCACAAGATCTGCCTCTTGGCTTATGTCGAGATATTGATTCCTCCACACAACAATTTGCTTCTCGTATCGACGAATTAGAAGAGATGTCAACCGGCAACCGTATCTGGAAACAACGATTAGTGGATATTGGTACTGTCACTGCACAGCAAGCAAAGGATTGGGGATTCAGTGGTGTAATGTTAAGAGGT CCTGGGGTATGCTGGGATTCGCGAAGAGCAGCACCTTACGATGTTCATGACCAATCGGATCTTGACGTACCAGTAGGTACCAGAGGAGATCGCTATGATCGTTACTGTATTCGTATCGAAGAGATGCGACAAAGTGTTCGGATCATTGTGCAATGTCCTAATCGAATGCCTAGTGGCATGATCAAAGCCGATGATCGTAAGCTATGTCCTCCATCACGATCTCGAATGAAACTATCCATGGAAT CCTCAATTCACCATTTCGAACTTTATACAGAAGGTTTTTCCGTACCAGCTCCTTCTACCTATACCGCAGTTGAAGCACCTAAAGGTGAATTTGGTGTCTTTCTTGTCAGTAATGGGAGTAATCGTCCCTACCGTTGTAAAATAAGAGCACCTGGCTTTGCCCATTCACAAGGACTCGATTCTATGTCCAAACATCACATGCCAGCAGATGTAGTCACCATCATAGGTACTCAAGATATTGTGTTTGGAGAGGTAGATAGATAG
- the LOC118473353 gene encoding putative ATP synthase protein YMF19, with the protein MPQLDKLTYFSQFFWLCLLLFTFYILFYNNNNGILGISRILKLRNQLLSHRGNKIRSKDPNNLEDISRKGFSTGLSYMYSSLSEVSQWTVDYLGKRRKITLISDFGEISGSRGMERQILYLISKSSYNTSSSRITCWKNIMLTHVPHGQGSII; encoded by the coding sequence ATGCCTCAACTTGATAAATTGACTTATTTCTCACAATTCTTCTGGTTATGCCTTCTCCTCTTTACTTTTTATATTCTcttttataataataataatggaaTACTTGGAATTAGCAGAATTCTCAAACTACGGAACCAACTGCTTTCGCACCGGGGGAACAAGATCCGGAGCAAGGACCctaataatttggaagatatcTCGAGAAAAGGTTTTAGCACCGGTCTCTCATATATGTACTCCAGTTTATCCGAAGTATCCCAATGGACCGTCGACTATTTGGGAAAAAGGAGGAAAATCACTCTGATCTCAGATTTCGGAGAAATAAGTGGCTCACGAGGAATGGAGAGACAGATTCTCTATTTGATCTCGAAGTCCTCATATAACACTTCTTCCAGTCGGATCACTTGTTGGAAAAACATAATGCTCACACATGTTCCACACGGGCAAGGAAGCATAATCTAA